In one Streptomyces marincola genomic region, the following are encoded:
- a CDS encoding AEC family transporter encodes MGGVITGFASIATVIAVGYLIGRRGSLGENGREVLTRLGFHVASPALLFVTLAGADLSLIFSPSLLVTALTTLAIAGVFIAVGAVRRWGVGRTTVGALCASYVNAGNLGIPIAVYVLGDASLVAPVLLFQQLLLTPVALTVLDLTAEGGSRRTPWQRVTTPFRNPLVIGSLGGVAVSASGLTPPDALLEPVVLIGNMAVPAVLLAFGISLHGSTPPGRGAERGPVLLAVALKSVVQPLLAWAVAALLFRLDTAEQLNVVVIAALPAAQNIFTYASRYDVAVRLAREAILLSTLLAVPVLTLVAALLG; translated from the coding sequence GTGGGCGGAGTGATCACCGGCTTCGCCAGCATCGCCACCGTCATCGCCGTCGGGTACCTCATCGGCCGGCGCGGCTCGCTCGGCGAGAACGGGCGCGAGGTGCTGACCCGGCTCGGCTTCCACGTCGCGAGCCCCGCGCTGCTGTTCGTCACGCTCGCCGGGGCCGACCTCTCGTTGATCTTCTCGCCCTCCCTGCTGGTGACGGCCCTCACCACCCTCGCGATCGCGGGCGTGTTCATCGCGGTGGGCGCGGTGCGGCGCTGGGGCGTGGGCCGCACCACCGTCGGCGCGCTGTGCGCCTCGTACGTCAACGCGGGCAACCTCGGCATCCCGATCGCCGTCTATGTGCTCGGCGACGCCTCGCTCGTCGCGCCCGTCCTGCTCTTCCAGCAGCTGCTGCTGACGCCGGTCGCGCTCACCGTCCTCGACCTGACCGCCGAGGGCGGCAGTCGGCGCACGCCGTGGCAGCGGGTCACGACCCCGTTCCGCAACCCCCTCGTCATCGGCTCGCTCGGCGGCGTCGCGGTCTCCGCGTCCGGCTTGACCCCGCCGGACGCGCTCCTCGAACCGGTCGTGCTCATCGGCAACATGGCGGTGCCCGCCGTCCTGCTCGCGTTCGGCATCTCGCTGCACGGCAGCACCCCGCCGGGGCGCGGCGCCGAGCGCGGCCCCGTGCTGCTCGCGGTGGCCCTCAAGTCCGTCGTCCAGCCGCTGCTCGCGTGGGCGGTCGCGGCGCTGCTGTTCCGCCTGGATACGGCGGAGCAGCTGAACGTGGTGGTGATCGCCGCGCTGCCCGCGGCGCAGAACATCTTCACGTACGCGTCGCGCTACGACGTGGCCGTCCGCCTGGCGCGCGAGGCGATCCTGCTCTCCACGCTGCTGGCCGTGCCCGTGCTCACCCTCGTCGCGGCGCTGCTCGGCTGA
- a CDS encoding UbiA family prenyltransferase, translating into MALSTDRPAPTRARDGADRPARDGAPEGAWQLARALWGFSRGTQATLSVAQPLLGALLADPDPPPGRLALCLVACVAGYFAVFAANDLIDARLDRERFACLRAYEGFDIDGAGGRHPLAQGRLSLAAGVAWVALLGSVSLVLWALLHWVCAVLLVVAALLEALYCVLARVTEWKFLLTGVLVACGGCLGWFAMTPAVDRPVLWLFCVWLAAWEIGGRNIVNDWADVEEDVHLGVRTVPLRHGPRVSAALTFGSLAVAAVAGAGMLLGVWPAHGLLGPAATCAMLALSGWALIAPGLRLLRAPGPEHAMALFNRASLYPAAALGIVVAALLARHALPA; encoded by the coding sequence GTGGCGCTCTCGACTGACCGCCCGGCGCCCACCCGCGCGCGGGACGGCGCCGACCGCCCGGCGCGGGACGGCGCCCCGGAGGGCGCATGGCAGCTGGCCCGCGCCCTGTGGGGGTTCTCGCGCGGCACGCAGGCGACGCTGAGCGTGGCGCAGCCGCTGCTCGGCGCGCTGCTCGCCGACCCGGACCCGCCGCCGGGCCGGCTCGCGCTGTGCCTGGTCGCGTGCGTGGCCGGGTACTTCGCGGTGTTCGCCGCGAACGACCTGATCGACGCCAGGCTCGACCGCGAACGGTTCGCCTGCCTGCGGGCGTACGAGGGTTTCGACATCGACGGCGCGGGCGGGCGGCACCCGTTGGCCCAGGGGCGCCTGAGCCTGGCCGCCGGCGTGGCCTGGGTGGCCCTGCTCGGCTCGGTGTCCCTGGTGCTCTGGGCCCTGCTGCACTGGGTGTGCGCCGTGCTGCTCGTCGTCGCGGCCCTGCTCGAAGCGCTCTACTGCGTGCTGGCCCGGGTGACGGAGTGGAAGTTCCTGCTGACCGGCGTGCTGGTGGCGTGCGGCGGCTGCCTCGGCTGGTTCGCGATGACGCCCGCGGTGGACCGGCCGGTGCTGTGGCTGTTCTGCGTGTGGCTGGCGGCGTGGGAGATCGGCGGGCGCAACATCGTGAACGACTGGGCCGATGTCGAGGAGGACGTGCACCTGGGTGTGCGCACCGTTCCCCTGCGGCACGGACCGCGCGTGAGCGCGGCGCTGACGTTCGGCTCCCTCGCGGTGGCCGCCGTCGCGGGGGCGGGGATGTTGCTCGGGGTGTGGCCCGCGCACGGGCTGCTCGGTCCCGCGGCGACGTGCGCGATGCTCGCGCTCAGCGGCTGGGCGCTCATCGCGCCCGGGCTGCGGCTGCTGCGCGCGCCGGGCCCCGAGCACGCGATGGCGCTGTTCAACCGGGCGAGCCTCTACCCGGCCGCCGCGCTCGGCATCGTGGTGGCCGCGCTGCTCGCGCGCCACGCGCTGCCGGCCTGA
- a CDS encoding FAD-dependent monooxygenase, whose product MSGPVVRRLRTQVAIVGAGPAGLVLANLLTRSGVDCVVVERRSRAHVESRSRAGLIEHRTVRALRRHGLADGLLAGGQRHGWCDFVCLGRTVRVDYEALTGGCAHVVYPQQLLVRDLVAALERAGRAPLFGTAVTSPPGTGAGPPRLVCAGERGPVEIRCEHVVGCDGFRGATRGALPPGARVARRRYPYDWLTVLAEVDRPADGVVYGVSAEGFAAMAPRTAHTSRFYLQCPPGDKAAAWPARRVHAELRARLAPVELPRIAGFTETRVLTMHSQVTEPMRFGPLLLAGDAAHVVTPSGAKGMNLAIADAVELADALARHHGGRGDGLAAHGGRAALDGPAVLDGPAVLDGYGARRLPDVWRVQEFSDRLLRLLHLSADEAADPGFGLRLRLAALERLAEGGPHAAAFAHAYVGSGRESGRESGREDEGNAGGALD is encoded by the coding sequence GTGAGCGGCCCCGTCGTGCGGCGACTGCGCACCCAGGTGGCCATCGTCGGCGCGGGCCCCGCGGGACTCGTCCTCGCCAACCTGCTGACCCGTTCCGGCGTCGACTGCGTCGTCGTGGAACGGCGCTCGCGCGCGCACGTGGAGTCCCGCTCCCGCGCCGGGCTGATCGAACACAGGACCGTGCGGGCGCTGCGCCGCCACGGCCTCGCCGACGGCCTGCTCGCCGGCGGCCAGCGGCACGGCTGGTGCGACTTCGTGTGCCTGGGGCGAACGGTCCGCGTCGACTACGAAGCGCTCACCGGCGGGTGCGCGCACGTCGTGTACCCGCAGCAGCTTCTGGTGCGCGACCTCGTCGCCGCGCTCGAACGGGCCGGGCGCGCCCCGCTGTTCGGCACCGCGGTGACCTCACCGCCCGGCACGGGGGCGGGTCCGCCCCGGCTCGTGTGCGCCGGGGAACGCGGCCCTGTGGAGATCCGCTGCGAGCACGTCGTCGGCTGCGACGGCTTCCGCGGCGCCACGCGCGGGGCGCTGCCGCCCGGCGCACGGGTGGCCAGAAGGCGCTACCCGTACGACTGGCTGACCGTGCTCGCGGAGGTCGACCGGCCGGCCGATGGGGTCGTGTACGGCGTGTCGGCCGAGGGCTTCGCCGCGATGGCGCCGCGCACCGCGCACACGAGCCGCTTCTACCTCCAGTGCCCGCCGGGCGACAAGGCGGCGGCCTGGCCCGCGCGCCGCGTGCACGCCGAGTTGCGCGCCCGGCTCGCGCCCGTCGAGCTGCCGCGCATCGCGGGCTTCACGGAGACGCGCGTGCTGACGATGCACAGCCAGGTCACCGAGCCGATGCGGTTCGGGCCGCTGCTGCTCGCCGGGGACGCGGCGCACGTGGTGACGCCCTCGGGCGCCAAGGGCATGAACCTGGCGATCGCGGACGCCGTCGAACTGGCGGACGCCCTGGCCCGCCACCACGGCGGGCGCGGCGACGGGCTCGCGGCGCACGGCGGACGCGCGGCGCTCGACGGACCCGCGGTGCTCGACGGACCCGCGGTGCTCGACGGCTACGGCGCGCGGCGGCTGCCGGACGTGTGGCGCGTTCAGGAGTTCTCCGACCGGCTGCTGCGGCTGCTGCACCTGTCGGCGGACGAGGCGGCCGATCCCGGTTTCGGCCTGCGGCTGCGGCTGGCCGCGCTGGAGCGGCTGGCCGAGGGCGGCCCGCACGCCGCCGCGTTCGCCCACGCCTACGTCGGTTCCGGCCGCGAGTCGGGCCGCGAGTCCGGCCGCGAGGACGAGGGGAACGCCGGTGGCGCTCTCGACTGA
- a CDS encoding MurR/RpiR family transcriptional regulator: protein MASAPKPPRGPGAPSGAPGPPRTFDALADLLRERRAALTRAQRLLADRVLADPEGVAFMTVSELAAAVGVNEATVVRFASGLGLDGFPGLSRLCRERLREQAQLLRRFRALEQLGGEGASSLLDGAAALDRANIARTFARVDEATFGAAAEAMARAPRVHVLGLRKCHAPAYLLGYLLGMVRDDVATLTGASGALTDELRRVREGDCFVALSIHRYAADTVRAAAWARERGARCVALTDNPASPLAASTEHVFYVEAAGPSVLRSLTAFTSLVQALAAEVARMRGADVRSALRAEEELFERFGVYDAEPPSPR from the coding sequence ATGGCCTCCGCACCCAAGCCGCCGCGCGGGCCGGGCGCGCCGTCCGGCGCCCCCGGCCCGCCCCGGACGTTCGACGCGCTCGCCGACCTGCTCCGCGAGCGCCGCGCCGCGCTCACCCGCGCGCAACGGCTGCTCGCCGACCGGGTGCTGGCCGACCCGGAGGGGGTCGCCTTCATGACCGTGTCCGAGCTGGCGGCGGCCGTCGGGGTGAACGAGGCCACGGTGGTGCGTTTCGCCTCGGGTCTCGGCCTCGACGGCTTCCCCGGCCTGAGCCGGCTGTGCCGCGAGCGGCTGCGGGAACAGGCCCAGCTGCTGCGCCGGTTCCGCGCCCTCGAACAGCTCGGCGGCGAGGGCGCGTCGAGCCTGCTCGACGGCGCCGCCGCCCTCGACCGCGCCAACATCGCGCGCACGTTCGCCCGGGTCGACGAGGCGACGTTCGGGGCGGCGGCCGAGGCGATGGCGCGTGCGCCGCGCGTGCACGTGCTCGGCCTGCGCAAGTGCCACGCGCCCGCGTACCTGCTCGGCTACCTGCTGGGGATGGTGCGCGACGACGTCGCGACGCTCACCGGCGCGTCGGGCGCGCTCACCGACGAGCTGCGGCGGGTCAGGGAGGGCGACTGCTTCGTGGCGCTCTCCATCCACCGCTACGCCGCGGACACCGTGCGGGCGGCGGCCTGGGCGCGCGAACGCGGCGCGCGCTGCGTCGCGCTCACGGACAACCCGGCGTCGCCGCTCGCGGCCTCGACCGAGCACGTGTTCTACGTGGAGGCGGCGGGGCCCTCGGTGCTGCGGTCGCTGACGGCGTTCACGTCCCTGGTCCAGGCGCTGGCGGCCGAGGTCGCGCGGATGCGCGGCGCCGATGTGCGGTCGGCGCTGCGCGCCGAGGAGGAGCTGTTTGAGCGGTTCGGCGTGTACGACGCCGAGCCGCCGTCCCCGCGCTGA
- a CDS encoding pyridoxal phosphate-dependent aminotransferase: MVRHSATLAIDETLRARKAAGQRVLHLGFGEAGLPVPDEVAAALRDAAGRNGYGPVAGSPEARRAAAGWFTRRGLPTSAGQVVLGPGSKPLLYALLATLPGDVVLPSPAWVSYAAQSALAGKRVIGVPVPPEAGGVPEPERLARVLREERPGVLVLTVPDNPTGTVARAEHVRAVCELAERHGLAVIADEIYGELVHDGTPPPVSPAAWLPARTVVTGGLSKSLALGGWRIGFARVPAGPWGEELLAGLTGVASEIWSSAAAPTQAAAAYVFDDPPAVLAHVAAARRLHAAVVRAAHAAFTEAGALCRPPEAGFYLYPDLAPLRAGLAARGVDGSAALAAALLDEHGVGVLPGEAFGDEPGALRFRVATSLLYGETEAERWRALRADDPLGLPWIADALDRLRTALAALTAPPARP; this comes from the coding sequence ATGGTGAGACACTCCGCGACCCTGGCCATCGACGAGACGCTGCGCGCGAGGAAGGCCGCCGGGCAGCGCGTCCTGCACCTCGGCTTCGGCGAGGCGGGCCTGCCCGTCCCCGATGAGGTGGCCGCCGCCCTGCGGGACGCGGCCGGGCGGAACGGGTACGGCCCGGTGGCCGGCTCGCCCGAGGCGCGGCGCGCCGCCGCCGGGTGGTTCACGCGGCGCGGCCTGCCGACCTCGGCCGGTCAGGTGGTGCTCGGGCCGGGCAGCAAGCCGCTGCTGTACGCGCTGCTCGCCACCCTCCCCGGCGACGTCGTCCTGCCGTCGCCCGCCTGGGTGAGCTACGCCGCGCAGAGCGCGCTGGCCGGCAAGCGCGTCATCGGCGTTCCCGTGCCGCCCGAGGCCGGCGGCGTGCCAGAACCCGAGCGGCTGGCGCGCGTGCTGCGCGAGGAGCGCCCCGGCGTGCTGGTGCTGACCGTTCCCGACAACCCGACCGGCACCGTCGCCCGCGCCGAGCACGTGCGGGCCGTGTGCGAGCTGGCCGAACGGCACGGGCTCGCCGTGATCGCCGACGAGATCTACGGCGAGCTGGTCCACGACGGCACGCCGCCGCCCGTGAGCCCGGCCGCGTGGCTGCCCGCGAGGACCGTGGTGACCGGCGGCCTGAGCAAGTCGCTGGCGCTCGGCGGCTGGCGGATCGGGTTCGCGCGCGTTCCCGCCGGGCCCTGGGGCGAGGAGCTGCTGGCCGGGCTGACGGGCGTGGCGAGCGAGATCTGGTCGAGCGCCGCCGCGCCGACGCAGGCCGCCGCCGCGTACGTTTTCGACGACCCGCCCGCCGTCCTCGCGCACGTCGCCGCGGCCCGCCGCCTGCACGCGGCCGTCGTCCGGGCGGCGCACGCCGCGTTCACCGAAGCGGGCGCCCTGTGCCGCCCGCCGGAGGCCGGCTTCTACCTGTACCCGGACCTCGCGCCGCTGCGGGCCGGCCTCGCCGCCCGCGGCGTCGACGGCTCGGCGGCGCTCGCCGCCGCGCTGCTCGACGAGCACGGGGTGGGCGTGCTGCCGGGCGAGGCGTTCGGCGACGAGCCCGGCGCCCTGCGGTTCCGCGTCGCCACGAGCCTGCTCTACGGCGAGACCGAGGCGGAACGGTGGCGGGCGCTGCGCGCCGACGACCCGCTCGGCCTGCCCTGGATCGCCGACGCGCTCGACCGGCTGCGCACGGCGCTCGCCGCGCTCACCGCGCCCCCGGCCCGTCCGTGA
- a CDS encoding SDR family oxidoreductase — translation MTLRCLVTGATGYLGGRLVPELLAAGHTVRCLARTPARLNDRPWADRVEAVRGDVTDPASVRSALEGIEVAYYLVHALGGRGAFEEIDREAAHVFAAAARDAGVRRLVYAGALTPEGVPERELSPHLRSRAEVGHILLDSGVPTAVLRAAVVIGSGSASFEMLRQLGERLPVMVTPRWVRTRVQPVAVRDMLRVLAGSAELPADVNRAFDVGGPDVVTYETMLRRYAVRAGLRRRLIVPVPVLTPGLSSLWVGLVTPLPGRLARPLVESLRHEVVCRERDIERYVPPPPGAPLGLDAALDAALDTTSGPTPDLSRDRARARARERPGERPGSREREREREVESVPGGSRDRAPADAAAGPLPSDPAWAGGSLYTDRRERAVDTSPEALWRVVEGIGGENGWYSSPVAWAVRGWLDSLVGGGGLRRGRRDAARLRVGDALDFWRVEALEPERLLRLRGEMRVPGTAWLELCVDRDDEGRTVYRQRALFHPRGLAGHAYWWAVAPFHAWVFGGMVRTITSTAQAEG, via the coding sequence ATGACCCTGCGCTGCCTGGTGACCGGCGCCACGGGCTATCTCGGCGGCCGGCTCGTGCCCGAGCTGCTCGCGGCCGGGCACACCGTCCGCTGCCTGGCCCGCACGCCCGCGCGGCTGAACGACCGCCCGTGGGCCGACCGGGTCGAGGCCGTGCGCGGCGACGTCACCGACCCGGCCTCGGTGCGTTCCGCGCTCGAAGGCATCGAGGTCGCCTACTACCTGGTGCACGCGCTCGGGGGGCGCGGCGCGTTCGAGGAGATCGACCGCGAGGCGGCGCACGTGTTCGCCGCCGCGGCGCGCGACGCGGGCGTCCGCCGCCTGGTCTACGCCGGGGCGCTCACGCCCGAGGGCGTTCCGGAGCGGGAGCTGTCGCCGCACCTGAGGTCCCGCGCCGAGGTCGGGCACATCCTGCTGGACTCGGGCGTGCCGACGGCGGTGCTCCGCGCCGCCGTCGTCATCGGCTCGGGCTCCGCGTCGTTCGAGATGCTGCGCCAGCTCGGGGAACGCCTTCCCGTCATGGTCACCCCGCGCTGGGTCCGCACCCGCGTGCAGCCGGTCGCCGTCCGCGACATGCTGCGGGTCCTGGCCGGCAGCGCCGAGCTGCCCGCCGACGTCAACCGCGCGTTCGACGTCGGCGGCCCCGACGTGGTGACGTACGAGACGATGCTGCGCCGCTACGCGGTCAGGGCCGGGCTGCGCAGGCGGCTGATCGTTCCGGTGCCGGTGCTCACGCCCGGTCTTTCCAGCCTGTGGGTCGGTCTCGTCACCCCGCTGCCCGGCCGGCTGGCCCGTCCGCTGGTGGAGTCGCTGCGCCACGAAGTGGTGTGCCGCGAACGGGACATCGAACGGTACGTTCCCCCGCCGCCCGGCGCACCGCTCGGCCTGGACGCCGCACTCGACGCGGCCCTCGACACCACCTCGGGCCCCACCCCCGACCTCTCCCGCGACCGGGCCAGGGCGCGGGCGCGGGAGAGGCCGGGGGAGAGGCCGGGGAGCAGGGAACGCGAGCGGGAGCGGGAGGTGGAGTCCGTTCCCGGCGGGTCCCGGGACCGCGCCCCGGCCGACGCGGCGGCGGGGCCGTTGCCGAGCGACCCGGCGTGGGCGGGCGGCAGCCTGTACACCGACCGGCGCGAGCGCGCCGTCGACACCTCGCCCGAGGCGCTGTGGCGCGTCGTCGAGGGGATCGGCGGCGAGAACGGCTGGTACTCCTCGCCGGTGGCCTGGGCCGTGCGCGGCTGGCTCGACAGCCTCGTGGGCGGCGGCGGCCTGCGACGCGGCAGGCGCGACGCGGCGCGCCTGCGGGTCGGGGACGCGCTCGACTTCTGGCGCGTGGAGGCGCTCGAACCCGAACGCCTGCTGCGGCTGCGCGGCGAGATGCGCGTGCCGGGCACCGCGTGGCTTGAGCTGTGTGTCGACCGGGACGACGAGGGCCGCACGGTGTACCGTCAGCGGGCCCTGTTCCACCCGCGCGGCCTGGCGGGGCACGCCTACTGGTGGGCGGTGGCCCCGTTCCACGCCTGGGTCTTCGGGGGCATGGTCCGCACCATCACGAGCACCGCGCAGGCGGAGGGGTGA
- a CDS encoding cryptochrome/photolyase family protein — protein MSRDRERAQHEGAKGGRGGSGAKHDGVNGANGARAVSVALFTADLRLRDNPVLHGALRDAPEVVPLFVVDDGVRAAGFRVPNRAAFLADCLADLDAALRERGGRLVVARGDVVAETCRVAAAVGAATVHLAADVSGYAARREERLRAALAADGRRLTVHDATVTAVPPGVIAPQGKDHFAVFSPYFRRWDAMSLRDVLRAPRTVRVPEVRSARLPAASDLASGTPSPGLPEGGESAARRRLRAWERGPLDAYADRHDDLAGDGTSRLSPYLHFGCVSANELVHRSRRHGGAGADAFVRQLAWRDFHHQVLAARPDAAHRDYRDRRSEPWRNADALADAVTAWREGRTGFPIVDAAMRQLAHEGWMHNRGRLLVASFLTKTLNVHWRVGARHFLDLLVDGDLANNQLNWQWVAGTGNDTRPNRVLNPLSQARRFDPRGDYVRRWVPELAGVEGRAVHRPWRLDADLDYPDPIVEPW, from the coding sequence ATGAGCCGGGACCGCGAACGTGCGCAGCACGAGGGCGCCAAGGGCGGCAGGGGCGGCAGTGGTGCGAAACACGACGGCGTGAACGGCGCGAACGGCGCGCGGGCCGTGTCCGTCGCGCTGTTCACCGCCGACCTGCGCCTGCGCGACAACCCGGTGCTGCACGGCGCGCTGCGGGACGCCCCCGAGGTGGTGCCGCTGTTCGTCGTCGACGACGGGGTGCGCGCGGCCGGGTTCCGCGTGCCCAACCGGGCGGCGTTCCTCGCCGACTGCCTGGCCGACCTCGACGCCGCGCTGCGCGAGCGCGGCGGGCGGCTCGTCGTCGCGCGCGGCGACGTCGTCGCCGAGACGTGCCGCGTCGCGGCTGCCGTCGGCGCGGCGACGGTGCACCTCGCCGCCGACGTCAGCGGCTACGCGGCGCGCCGCGAGGAGCGGCTGCGTGCCGCGCTCGCCGCCGACGGGCGGCGGCTGACCGTGCACGACGCGACGGTCACGGCCGTGCCGCCCGGCGTGATCGCGCCGCAGGGCAAGGACCACTTCGCGGTGTTCTCGCCGTACTTCAGGCGCTGGGACGCCATGTCGCTGCGCGACGTGCTGCGCGCGCCGCGCACGGTGCGCGTGCCCGAGGTGCGGTCCGCGCGCCTGCCCGCGGCCTCGGACCTGGCGTCGGGCACGCCGTCACCGGGCCTGCCCGAGGGCGGCGAGTCCGCGGCGCGGCGGCGGCTGCGCGCGTGGGAGCGCGGACCGCTGGACGCGTACGCTGACCGGCACGACGACCTGGCGGGGGACGGCACCTCGCGCCTCTCGCCCTACCTGCACTTCGGCTGCGTCTCCGCGAACGAACTCGTGCACCGCTCCCGGCGGCACGGCGGCGCGGGCGCGGACGCGTTCGTCCGGCAACTGGCCTGGCGCGACTTCCACCACCAGGTGCTCGCCGCCCGCCCGGACGCCGCGCACCGCGACTACCGCGACCGGCGGAGCGAGCCGTGGCGGAACGCCGACGCCCTCGCGGACGCCGTCACGGCGTGGCGCGAGGGCAGGACCGGTTTCCCCATCGTGGACGCGGCGATGCGGCAACTCGCGCACGAGGGCTGGATGCACAACCGCGGCCGGCTGCTCGTGGCGAGCTTCCTGACCAAGACGCTGAACGTGCACTGGCGGGTGGGGGCGCGGCACTTCCTCGACCTGCTCGTGGACGGCGACCTGGCGAACAACCAGCTCAACTGGCAGTGGGTGGCGGGCACAGGCAACGACACGCGCCCCAACCGGGTGCTGAACCCGTTGAGCCAGGCCCGCCGTTTCGACCCGCGCGGGGACTACGTGCGCCGGTGGGTGCCGGAGCTGGCCGGGGTCGAGGGCCGGGCCGTGCACCGCCCGTGGCGGCTGGACGCGGACCTCGACTACCCGGACCCGATCGTCGAGCCCTGGTGA
- a CDS encoding ArsR/SmtB family transcription factor: MRDVRHPSTGEMTLIAAMSALSDPVRIGLVRLLSDGAERAWGDLRAPVAKSTLSHHLRVLRDAGITRTRQEGTRCFVELRRADLDARFPGLLDAVLDAADREDVGHDVLAASGAPGA, encoded by the coding sequence ATGCGAGATGTGCGGCACCCGAGCACCGGCGAGATGACGCTGATCGCGGCGATGTCCGCGCTGAGCGACCCGGTCAGGATCGGGCTCGTCCGCCTGCTGTCCGACGGCGCGGAACGGGCCTGGGGCGACCTGCGCGCGCCCGTCGCCAAGTCCACGCTCAGCCACCACCTGCGGGTGCTGCGCGACGCGGGCATCACGCGGACCAGGCAGGAGGGCACGCGGTGCTTCGTCGAACTGCGCCGCGCCGACCTCGACGCCCGGTTCCCCGGGCTGCTCGACGCGGTGCTCGACGCGGCCGACCGGGAGGACGTCGGGCACGACGTGCTCGCGGCCTCGGGCGCGCCCGGGGCGTAG
- a CDS encoding SDR family NAD(P)-dependent oxidoreductase has product MSQHSPAPGRFHQRVTIVTGAGSGIGRAAALALAAEGAHVLGVGRRPGPLEETARAHPGIVAFPADIRAPGAAEAVVGAAVDRWGRIDVLVNNAGGMDAMTLPEVTAERVARMFDLNVIAPSLLARAALPHLRETRGSILNVSSIYGHRPGAGVSHYAASKSALEQLTRSWALELAGEGVRVNALAPGPTESEALHAAGLPEEVIAAVKAEEAARIPLGRRGEPEEVAAWLLHLADPAATWFTGQVLAVDGGLNLT; this is encoded by the coding sequence TTGTCCCAGCACTCCCCGGCCCCCGGCCGGTTCCACCAGCGCGTCACGATCGTCACGGGCGCGGGGTCCGGCATCGGCCGGGCCGCCGCCCTCGCCCTCGCGGCCGAGGGGGCCCACGTGCTCGGCGTCGGCCGCCGGCCGGGACCGCTGGAGGAGACCGCCCGCGCCCACCCGGGCATCGTCGCCTTCCCGGCGGACATCCGCGCCCCCGGCGCCGCTGAGGCGGTCGTCGGCGCGGCGGTGGACCGCTGGGGCCGGATCGACGTCCTGGTCAACAACGCGGGCGGCATGGACGCCATGACCCTGCCCGAGGTGACGGCCGAGCGGGTGGCGCGGATGTTCGACCTGAACGTGATCGCCCCCAGCCTCCTCGCCCGCGCCGCCCTGCCGCACCTGCGGGAGACGCGCGGCTCGATACTCAACGTCTCCAGCATCTACGGTCACCGGCCGGGTGCCGGGGTGTCCCACTACGCGGCCTCCAAGAGCGCGCTCGAACAGCTCACGCGCTCCTGGGCGCTCGAACTGGCCGGAGAGGGCGTCCGCGTCAACGCCCTGGCGCCGGGGCCGACCGAGAGCGAGGCGCTGCACGCCGCCGGGCTGCCCGAGGAGGTCATCGCGGCGGTCAAGGCCGAGGAGGCCGCCCGCATCCCGCTCGGCCGGCGCGGCGAGCCGGAGGAGGTCGCCGCGTGGCTGCTCCACCTCGCCGATCCGGCCGCCACGTGGTTCACCGGCCAGGTCCTCGCCGTCGACGGCGGGCTCAACCTGACCTGA